A window of Thamnophis elegans isolate rThaEle1 unplaced genomic scaffold, rThaEle1.pri scaffold_339_arrow_ctg1, whole genome shotgun sequence contains these coding sequences:
- the CSK gene encoding tyrosine-protein kinase CSK: MSGMQAVWASGTECIAKYNFHGTADQDLPFSKGDVLTIISVTKDPNWYKAKNKVGREGIIPANYVQKREGMKPGIKLSLMPWFHGKITREQAERLLYPPETGLFLVRESTNYPGDYTLCVSCEGKVEHYRIIYSSSKLSIDEEVYFENLMQLVEVRLSQGWQGEPGCIPWVSE; encoded by the exons GCTGTCTGGGCTTCCGGCACAGAATGTATCGCCAAATATAATTTTCACGGCACAGCGGATCAAGATCTCCCCTTCAGCAAAGGAGACGTCCTCACCATCATCTCGGTCACCAAG GACCCCAACTGGTACAAAGCCAAAAACAAAGTCGGCCGGGAGGGGATCATCCCAGCCAACTACGTCCAGAAGCGCGAAGGGATGAAACCTGGAATCAAGCTCAGCCTCATGCC CTGGTTCCACGGGAAGATCACGCGGGAACAAGCGGAACGGCTGCTCTACCCTCCGGAGACGGGTCTGTTCCTGGTGCGCGAGAGCACCAACTACCCGGGCGACTACACGCTCTGCGTCAGCTGTGAAGGGAAGGTGGAGCATTACCGCATCATCTACTCCTCCAGCAAGCTGAGCATCGACGAAGAGGTCTACTTCGAAAACCTCATGCAGCTGGTGGAGGTGAGGCTGAGCCAAGGTTGGCAGGGAGAACCGGGATGCATCCCCTGGGtgtcagaataa